Proteins co-encoded in one Xanthomonas campestris pv. badrii genomic window:
- a CDS encoding TonB-dependent receptor: protein MRLKTSKLRDAIRVSLTVGAAALAFTGAAMAQDAPSADAKTLDTITVSPTGTRIKSQTMTASSPVAEINKEEFQYTGSTKVEDLINQYPQLAASFDNFSNNGSLGYATVDLRGLGAQRTLTLVNGRRIPKGIGESPDISIIPAALVRRVDVLTGGASAVYGSDAVAGVVNFVLDDEFEGVNVDIGYNAYQHDNGNKLMRGLMDEAGYDYPTGNSGFDGISRNVDLAIGGSFGESGHATAWATWRENDPLLQGQRDYSACALSTAGTACGGSATADPANFYVVAPSAGAFYVQPSAGGTWSQVASPNLYNFAPLNYYQRPDTRYTAGTNIKYEVNEHFKPYLETLFVNRKSSTQIAPSGAFFTDLNVNCATSVIGSLCNDVGITDDEFTVYVAKRNVEGGPRITDSDTNSFSITTGAQGDINDNWSYDASFTYNRSTTKSENRNDFVTTRVRDALLGCQPGSFDGCVPYSVWNDSVTAAEAEALQGVGIVNYETSMRVFNAYVTGNFGYSLPWAGDNPISVVGGVETRNETFRRIADSNMQIGNFTGLGGPTSNVSGDIGVKELFLEGAVPLLANVGSLDHLDMQLGYRYSDYDISGGVSTYKAGLGATFVDGKYHLRAGWNRAIRAPNVTELYNENTINLWSGSDPCAGANPVFTQAQCANTGVTAAQYGRVAANPAGQYNEIGGGNTALQPETANTWTVGFAASPVKGLDLSVDYYDIKIDDAIRAIGSSNILTACGVTGNADLCSRIRRNATTGDLFRGSDADVSGLIFNSQDNFGSLHFQGIDLTASYAWSIGPGRLTASMMGSYAIKQEYEPVPGVQEVTYDCAGVVNVACNSAEWRHVLSTRYSFDRYTVGLRWRYIGELDYQNTDGTRGTTDVRLVNQDNKVSAYNYFDLSGSVQLGDYVTWTLGINNIADKEPPLVGGSLTFNGNSLGGYDQAGRYFFTSVGLRF from the coding sequence ATGAGATTGAAGACCAGCAAACTGCGTGACGCGATCAGGGTATCGCTCACGGTTGGCGCCGCTGCACTGGCTTTTACAGGTGCCGCGATGGCGCAAGACGCGCCATCGGCTGATGCAAAGACGCTGGATACGATTACGGTCAGTCCTACTGGCACGCGTATCAAGAGCCAGACAATGACTGCCTCCAGCCCGGTGGCGGAAATCAACAAGGAAGAATTCCAGTACACCGGCTCGACCAAGGTCGAAGATCTGATCAATCAGTATCCGCAGCTTGCAGCGTCGTTCGACAATTTTTCCAATAACGGTTCCTTGGGCTATGCAACGGTCGACCTGCGCGGGCTGGGCGCGCAGCGCACACTGACCCTCGTCAATGGCCGGCGTATTCCCAAAGGCATCGGCGAAAGTCCGGATATCAGCATCATTCCTGCAGCGTTGGTGCGCCGCGTGGACGTCCTGACCGGCGGTGCGTCTGCGGTGTACGGCTCGGACGCCGTTGCTGGCGTGGTCAACTTCGTGCTGGATGACGAGTTCGAAGGCGTCAACGTGGACATTGGCTACAACGCCTATCAGCACGACAACGGCAACAAGCTGATGCGCGGGTTGATGGATGAGGCCGGCTACGATTATCCCACCGGCAATTCCGGTTTTGACGGCATCTCCCGCAATGTCGACCTCGCCATCGGCGGCAGCTTCGGCGAGTCCGGTCATGCCACGGCGTGGGCGACCTGGCGCGAGAATGATCCATTGCTGCAGGGGCAGCGCGATTACTCCGCCTGTGCGTTGAGTACGGCAGGCACCGCCTGCGGTGGCTCGGCCACTGCCGACCCGGCCAACTTCTACGTCGTGGCCCCATCGGCCGGCGCTTTCTACGTGCAACCTTCCGCAGGCGGCACCTGGTCGCAGGTGGCATCGCCGAATCTGTACAACTTTGCACCGTTGAACTATTACCAGCGGCCGGACACGCGCTACACCGCCGGTACCAACATCAAGTACGAGGTCAACGAGCACTTCAAGCCCTACCTCGAAACCTTGTTCGTCAACCGCAAGAGCTCGACCCAGATCGCGCCGTCGGGCGCATTCTTTACCGATCTCAACGTCAACTGTGCAACCTCGGTGATCGGTAGCCTGTGTAACGATGTGGGCATCACCGACGACGAGTTCACTGTCTATGTGGCCAAGCGCAACGTAGAAGGTGGCCCGCGCATCACCGACTCAGATACCAACAGCTTCAGCATCACTACCGGTGCCCAAGGCGACATCAACGACAATTGGTCCTACGACGCCTCGTTCACCTACAACCGCAGCACCACCAAATCGGAGAACCGGAACGACTTCGTCACCACCCGTGTGCGCGACGCGTTGCTGGGCTGCCAGCCGGGTTCGTTCGATGGCTGCGTTCCCTACAGCGTCTGGAACGATAGCGTGACCGCTGCGGAAGCGGAGGCGCTGCAGGGCGTGGGTATCGTCAATTACGAAACCTCGATGCGCGTGTTCAATGCCTATGTGACGGGCAACTTCGGTTACAGCCTCCCGTGGGCCGGCGATAACCCGATCAGCGTCGTGGGTGGTGTGGAAACCCGTAACGAGACCTTCAGGCGCATTGCCGACAGCAATATGCAGATCGGCAACTTCACCGGCCTGGGTGGTCCTACCTCCAATGTTTCTGGCGATATCGGCGTCAAGGAGCTGTTCCTGGAAGGTGCCGTACCCCTGCTGGCCAACGTAGGTAGCCTGGATCATCTCGACATGCAGCTCGGCTACCGTTACTCCGATTACGATATTTCTGGCGGTGTGAGTACCTACAAGGCCGGTCTGGGCGCGACATTCGTGGATGGCAAATACCATCTGCGTGCAGGGTGGAACCGTGCGATCCGCGCTCCCAACGTGACCGAGCTGTACAACGAAAATACGATCAACCTGTGGAGTGGTAGCGACCCCTGCGCCGGTGCCAATCCGGTCTTCACCCAGGCCCAGTGCGCCAATACGGGCGTGACGGCAGCGCAGTACGGTCGCGTTGCAGCCAACCCGGCCGGCCAGTACAACGAGATCGGCGGCGGCAATACGGCGTTGCAGCCGGAAACGGCCAATACCTGGACCGTCGGTTTCGCTGCCAGTCCGGTCAAGGGCCTGGACCTGAGCGTGGACTACTACGACATCAAGATCGACGATGCCATCCGCGCCATCGGCTCGTCCAATATCCTGACCGCCTGCGGTGTGACCGGTAACGCGGACCTGTGCAGCCGCATTCGTCGTAATGCCACGACAGGCGATCTGTTCCGCGGCAGCGACGCGGACGTCTCGGGTCTGATCTTCAATTCCCAGGACAATTTCGGCTCGTTGCACTTCCAGGGTATCGATCTGACCGCATCGTATGCATGGAGCATCGGGCCGGGGCGCCTGACCGCTTCGATGATGGGTAGTTATGCCATCAAGCAGGAATACGAGCCGGTTCCGGGCGTGCAGGAAGTGACCTACGACTGCGCAGGCGTGGTCAACGTGGCATGCAACAGTGCCGAGTGGCGGCATGTGCTGAGCACGCGCTACAGTTTCGACCGGTACACCGTTGGTTTGCGCTGGCGCTACATCGGCGAGCTGGACTACCAGAACACCGACGGCACCCGCGGCACCACCGACGTGCGCCTGGTGAACCAGGACAACAAGGTGTCGGCCTACAACTACTTCGATCTTTCCGGTTCGGTGCAGTTGGGCGATTACGTGACATGGACCCTGGGCATCAACAATATCGCCGACAAGGAACCGCCCTTGGTGGGTGGCAGCCTGACCTTCAACGGCAATTCGCTGGGTGGTTACGACCAGGCCGGGCGTTACTTCTTCACCAGTGTGGGTCTGCGTTTCTAA